The following are from one region of the Anabas testudineus chromosome 2, fAnaTes1.2, whole genome shotgun sequence genome:
- the LOC117152804 gene encoding protein SAN1-like — MSVCVEDEEDRAESAASSCVSVKSDWSKEEPLTFNNAPGPSDTKQTEVQKISVCVETEEDAAESAVSSCLSMKSDHSKDSNPYFSNEPGPLNSKDTCGHWFCRQCITPYWDQSGSSGDSSCPQCGKRSRTRPGLQRVSQTNTEQR; from the exons atgagtgtgtgtgtggaggacgaggaggacagagcagagtctgcagcatccagctgtgtgtctgtaaagAGCGACTGGTCTAAAGAAGAACCTCTGACCTTCAATAACGCACCTGGACCCTCGGACACAAA ACAGACTGAAGTCCAGAagatcagtgtttgtgtggagacagaggaggacgCAGCAGAGTCTGCAGTATCCAGCTGtctgtctatgaagagtgacCACTCCAAAGATAGTAATCCATACTTCAGTAATGAACCTGGACCATTGAACTCAAA agACACTTGTGGACActggttctgcagacagtgcatCACCCCATACTGGGACCAGTCTGGTTCATCAGGAGACTCCTCCTGTCCCCAGTGTGGAAAAAGATCCAGAACCAGACCTGGACTGCAGAGAGTCAGTCAGACCAACACTGAACAAA ggtaa
- the LOC113163544 gene encoding cytochrome P450 2K4-like produces the protein MEILELFLQSSTSIVLLGVVLLLVYFVSSASFSYQGRGREPPGPRPLPVLGNLLQLDLKRPYQTLLELSKKYGSVFTVYLGSRKVVVLSGYKTMKEALVNYADVFGEKDPPVIAQEFSRGHGVIWSNGDSWKEMRRFALANLRDFGMGKKACEDKIIEECNFLIDALKNFRGEPFDMTKSVGYAVSNIICSIVYGSRFEYSDPQFTSMLIHMNKRLQLMGSRSIQIYNLFPWIGKWVENRRKIQKIIDALRIQNLELFQCLKETLNPQMCRGFVDSFMIQQQHLEESGNPNNHFHSENLMITVLNLFAAGTESTTTTLRWGLLFMAKYPKIQDQVREELRRVIGSRQVQVEDRKNLPFTDAVIHETQRMANVLPSGSHKTSQDITFQGYFIKKGTSINLLFGSVLFDETEWEKPHSFYPAHFLDKDGKFVKRDAFMPFSAGRRMCLGESLARMELFIFFTSLLQHFRFTPPPGISEEELDLTPYIGFTHSPSPHKLCAVSLM, from the exons ATGGAGATATTAGAACTTTTTCTCCAGTCCTCCACTTCTATCGTCTTGTTGGGGGTGGTCCTACTGTTGGTCTACTTTGTGTCCTCCGCCAGCTTCAGCTACCAGGGACGAGGCAGGGAACCTCCAGGACCGAGACCACTTCCTGTGCTTGGGAACCTGCTGCAGTTGGACCTAAAGAGACCGTACCAGACATTACTGGAG CTTTCCAAGAAATATGGATCAGTGTTCACTGTGTATCTTGGATCTCGCAAAGTGGTGGTTCTGTCAGGATACAAGACAATGAAGGAAGCGCTTGTCAACTATGCTGATGTGTTTGGAGAAAAAGATCCCCCAGTAATAGCACAGGAATTCAGTCGAGGCCACG GGGTTATATGGTCGAATGGAGATTCCTGGAAAGAGATGAGGCGCTTTGCCTTAGCGAACCTGAGGGACTTTGGGATGGGCAAGAAGGCATGTGAAGACAAAATCATTGAGGAGTGTAATTTTCTCATTGACGCATTGAAGAACTTCAGAG GAGAGCCCTTCGACATGACCAAATCAGTGGGCTACGCAGTGTCCAACATTATCTGCTCCATAGTCTACGGCAGCAGGTTTGAATACAGCGACCCTCAGTTTACGTCCATGCTAATTCACATGAACAAAAGACTTCAGCTCATGGGCTCCCGATCAATACAG ATTTACAACCTGTTCCCATGGATTGGAAAATGGgttgaaaacagaagaaaaatccAAAAGATTATTGACGCTCTTAGAATACAGAACTTAGAGCTGTTCCAATGTTTGAAAGAGACCCTCAATCCACAGATGTGCAGAGGATTTGTGGATTCATTCATGatccaacaacaacatttagag GAGTCTGGGAATCCTAACAACCATTTCCACAGTGAAAATCTTATGATAACTGTGCTGAATCTGTTTGCTGCGGGCACTGAATCAACAACAACTACACTCAGATGGGGACTTCTTTTTATGGCCAAATATCCAAAAATACAGG ACCAGGTCCgggaggagctgaggagggTGATAGGAAGTCGTCAGGTGCAGGTTGAGGACAGGAAGAACCTGCCTTTTACAGATGCTGTTATCCATGAGACACAGAGAATGGCCAACGTTCTCCCAAGTGGATCTCACAAAACCAGCCAAGACATCACCTTCCAGGGTTACTTCATTAAGAAG GGAACCTCAATTAATCTTCTCTTTGGATCTGTGCTATTTGATGAGACAGAGTGGGAGAAGCCTCACTCCTTCTATCCCGCCCACTTCCTGGACAAAGATGGGAAGTTTGTCAAGCGAGATGCCTTCATGCCGTTTTCAGCAG GTCGCAGGATGTGTCTCGGGGAGAGTCTGGCCAGGATGGAGCTCTTTATCTTCTTCACTAGCCTCCTGCAGCACTTTCGTTTCACTCCTCCACCTGGAATttcagaggaggagctggatTTGACACCATATATTGGCTTCACCCACAGCCCTTCACCTCATAAACTGTGTGCAGTCTCTCTAATGTGA